The bacterium genome contains a region encoding:
- a CDS encoding nitroreductase family protein, which translates to MQVLRDRSTHREFDTKPLPDQVLSDLLWAAFGINRPETGKRTAPSAVNWQEIDIYVALPQGLYLYEATGHALKPVLAEDIRALTGLQGFTQVAPVDLIYVADRSRMGRAGEDQKDFYSATDTGFISQNVYLFCASEGLGTVVLGMIDKPALEKKMRLLPHQKVILSQPVGYRAPDSGSSE; encoded by the coding sequence ATGCAGGTGCTGCGGGACCGGAGTACCCATAGGGAGTTTGATACCAAGCCGTTGCCGGACCAGGTGCTGTCCGACCTGCTCTGGGCCGCGTTCGGGATCAACCGCCCCGAAACCGGGAAGCGCACCGCTCCCTCCGCCGTAAATTGGCAGGAGATCGATATTTATGTGGCTTTACCTCAAGGCCTCTACCTCTATGAAGCGACCGGCCACGCCTTGAAACCGGTCCTGGCCGAAGACATCAGGGCTTTGACCGGGCTTCAAGGATTTACCCAGGTGGCGCCGGTCGACCTGATTTATGTCGCCGACCGATCGCGCATGGGCCGGGCCGGGGAAGATCAGAAAGATTTTTACTCGGCTACCGATACCGGTTTCATCAGTCAGAACGTTTATTTATTTTGCGCTTCGGAAGGGCTGGGAACGGTGGTACTGGGAATGATCGATAAACCGGCGTTGGAAAAAAAGATGAGGTTGCTCCCGCATCAGAAAGTCATCCTCTCCCAGCCGGTAGGATACCGGGCACCTGACTCGGGATCATCAGAGTAA
- a CDS encoding tetratricopeptide repeat protein: protein MNSRYPIVTVLIAATLLVFGPAWRYDFVGWDDDIHVYNNSCLKAPAFSNVLHFWKGPHEGLYMPVTFSLWALLTACSQPVSAEAGGTSFNPHIFHAANIILHILNVLLVFAILNRLFSDGAVSREQDRRRLLRPSGGRRGRSAGGQAFSLPRCVAAAAVGAALYAVHPLQVEPVAWVSSMKDLLCGFFSLLALRSYLLYAERAATAERTASRDRRGLIRYGLLATGAFALALLSKPAAVSVPFIAGLLLHFRYTDSEPGLGGNTPRTLFRQPRLLLIGWILISVPVVFMARFAERGIPLGFVATIPGRVLIAGDALGFYLFKLFVPLNLGIDYGRLPRLAVDGAWGYFPWIMLSAVAGAAALDKRRRQWLTALGIFAVGAAPTLGLVPHGFQVFSTVADRFLYLAMLGPALALGWAVMSFRSPAVGRAGLIVVCLLGLLSIRQRRYWTGSDALFRHALEINDRSFMAYYNLGRTLDGEAKPEEAIFHYEKALDVKPDYGRAHNNLGAALTRTGRLREAIPHFAEALRLEPGNGGAYYNLYVAHNVLGVELAEKGNRAEAVKHFAEALRLNPGYAEARRNLDIALRETEKSGGGNLPSDGSDCGTE from the coding sequence ATGAATTCACGCTATCCGATCGTAACGGTCCTCATAGCCGCAACGCTGCTCGTCTTCGGGCCGGCCTGGCGCTATGACTTCGTGGGCTGGGACGACGACATCCACGTCTACAACAATTCCTGCCTCAAGGCGCCCGCGTTCTCCAACGTCCTCCATTTCTGGAAGGGTCCCCACGAAGGCCTGTATATGCCCGTCACCTTTTCCCTCTGGGCGCTTTTGACCGCGTGCTCCCAACCCGTTTCAGCCGAAGCCGGCGGCACAAGCTTCAACCCGCATATCTTTCACGCCGCCAATATCATCCTCCATATCCTCAATGTTCTTCTGGTCTTCGCCATCCTCAATCGGCTCTTCAGCGACGGAGCCGTGTCCCGGGAGCAGGACCGCCGTCGGCTTCTCCGGCCGTCCGGGGGACGGCGTGGTCGAAGCGCCGGGGGCCAGGCCTTTTCCCTGCCCCGGTGCGTTGCCGCCGCCGCGGTGGGGGCGGCTCTTTACGCCGTCCACCCTCTCCAGGTGGAACCGGTAGCGTGGGTCTCGAGCATGAAGGACCTTCTCTGCGGATTCTTTTCCCTCCTGGCGCTCCGGTCGTATCTCCTGTACGCGGAGAGAGCCGCAACCGCGGAACGTACGGCCTCGAGAGATCGGAGAGGACTGATACGATATGGGCTGCTCGCCACCGGGGCCTTCGCTCTCGCCCTCCTCTCCAAACCGGCCGCGGTTTCGGTCCCCTTCATCGCCGGGCTGCTGCTGCATTTCAGATACACGGATTCGGAGCCGGGCCTGGGCGGGAACACCCCGCGCACCCTCTTCCGGCAACCCCGCCTGTTACTGATCGGCTGGATCCTGATCTCCGTGCCGGTCGTGTTCATGGCCCGGTTCGCCGAGCGGGGAATCCCCCTCGGATTCGTCGCGACGATTCCGGGGCGGGTCCTGATAGCGGGCGACGCCCTCGGTTTCTATCTCTTCAAGCTCTTCGTACCCCTGAACCTCGGCATCGACTACGGCCGCCTCCCCCGCCTGGCCGTGGACGGCGCGTGGGGCTATTTCCCCTGGATCATGCTCTCGGCGGTCGCGGGCGCCGCGGCGCTGGACAAGCGCAGGCGGCAATGGCTGACGGCCCTGGGGATTTTCGCGGTGGGAGCGGCGCCGACGCTGGGCCTGGTGCCGCACGGCTTCCAGGTTTTTTCGACGGTGGCCGACCGGTTCCTGTATCTGGCGATGCTGGGCCCGGCGCTGGCCCTGGGCTGGGCGGTCATGTCCTTCCGGAGCCCGGCGGTCGGCCGGGCCGGCCTCATCGTCGTCTGCCTGCTGGGGCTTCTCAGCATTCGGCAGAGGCGGTACTGGACCGGAAGCGACGCGCTCTTCCGCCACGCTCTGGAAATCAACGACCGCAGTTTCATGGCTTACTATAACCTGGGCCGAACGCTCGACGGCGAAGCCAAACCGGAGGAGGCGATCTTTCATTACGAGAAGGCGCTGGACGTCAAACCGGACTACGGACGGGCGCACAACAACCTGGGAGCGGCGTTGACGCGGACGGGGCGCTTGCGCGAGGCCATCCCCCACTTCGCCGAGGCCCTCCGACTCGAACCCGGCAACGGGGGCGCCTACTACAACCTGTACGTCGCCCACAACGTTCTCGGCGTCGAGCTGGCGGAAAAGGGAAACCGCGCCGAGGCCGTCAAGCACTTCGCGGAGGCGCTGCGTCTCAACCCCGGCTACGCCGAGGCGCGCCGCAACTTGGACATAGCCCTGCGGGAGACGGAAAAAAGCGGCGGCGGGAACTTGCCGTCGGATGGAAGCGATTGCGGGACCGAATGA
- a CDS encoding YaiI/YqxD family protein yields the protein MSSIFVDADACPVKQEVYRVASRYNLEVILVANSWMRVPTGRPVKLVVVEDGFDAADDWIVEHIRRGDIAITADIPLASRCLKKGAHVVGPTGKLFTDDNIGQTVATRDLLSELRSSGEIMGGPPPLTQRDRSRFLQALDSVVQTILRRDPSGAA from the coding sequence TTGTCCAGTATTTTCGTGGATGCCGATGCCTGTCCGGTCAAACAGGAGGTTTACCGCGTCGCTTCGCGTTATAACCTTGAAGTTATTTTGGTGGCCAATTCCTGGATGCGGGTTCCCACCGGCAGGCCGGTAAAACTGGTAGTAGTCGAAGACGGGTTCGACGCCGCCGACGATTGGATCGTCGAACATATACGGCGCGGGGATATCGCGATAACCGCCGATATCCCGCTGGCGAGTCGATGTTTGAAGAAGGGAGCCCATGTGGTCGGTCCTACCGGAAAACTCTTCACGGACGACAATATCGGTCAAACCGTGGCGACCCGCGATCTCTTGTCGGAGCTGAGGAGTTCGGGAGAGATCATGGGGGGCCCCCCGCCCCTGACGCAGCGCGATCGATCCCGATTCCTGCAGGCGCTTGACTCGGTCGTCCAGACGATACTGCGGCGAGACCCCTCTGGGGCGGCCTGA
- a CDS encoding helix-turn-helix domain-containing protein, translating to MAKISTSLDAQIAALVKKEIGSRAGGRDKAVDKAVKLLGQALEALTALQKGPAAKTRRGRKPGRKPGRKPAAKAPAGAGVTPAQIKAIRKKLGLNQAEFAKSIGVSVASVSAWEQGRVKPRAAKLAKIRSLDAGGAKKAAGKTRKPARKTVRTSGRKVRARKATGAPQAAAAPAAAPAAPQS from the coding sequence ATGGCGAAAATATCAACTTCTCTGGACGCCCAGATCGCGGCCCTGGTAAAAAAGGAAATCGGGAGCCGGGCCGGGGGACGGGACAAGGCCGTCGATAAGGCCGTAAAACTTCTGGGACAGGCACTGGAAGCGTTGACGGCGCTCCAGAAAGGCCCGGCGGCTAAAACCAGGCGGGGAAGAAAGCCCGGCCGGAAACCGGGCAGAAAGCCGGCGGCCAAGGCCCCGGCCGGCGCCGGGGTGACTCCCGCACAGATCAAGGCCATCCGGAAAAAGCTCGGGCTCAACCAGGCCGAATTCGCCAAGAGTATCGGCGTGAGCGTGGCCTCGGTTTCGGCCTGGGAACAGGGCCGGGTCAAGCCCCGGGCGGCCAAGCTGGCCAAAATCCGTTCCCTGGACGCCGGCGGCGCAAAAAAAGCCGCGGGCAAAACCCGCAAGCCGGCGCGCAAGACCGTCCGCACAAGCGGCAGAAAAGTCCGCGCCCGCAAGGCCACGGGCGCTCCGCAGGCGGCTGCGGCTCCCGCCGCCGCGCCCGCGGCCCCGCAAAGCTGA